One segment of Solanum stenotomum isolate F172 chromosome 1, ASM1918654v1, whole genome shotgun sequence DNA contains the following:
- the LOC125853348 gene encoding uncharacterized protein LOC125853348: protein MVGASFKSGDELHEAQAKEIEKALCKGELETSKGLNQELGLARARDTRWGSYYKYFNNFIFMFGPIIDVLDAIAVNTRFEEKCREKGYLITCLTFDVVFMLHFRRIVLAITNDLNAAFQKKEQDIANAMSLVGVAKNRLSCRRIAEYTILHHYRVEVFYKIIDWQRQELNNRFDEVTPDLLLEIACLNLVNSFSNFDMENILRLAELYPDDFDKYSIVDLRFQLENYIVDVRDHDKRFFSLKGLFNLSKILVETKKHITYPLVFRLVKFALLLPVLLL, encoded by the exons ATGGTGGGAGCTTCTTTCAAGAGTGGAGATGAACTTCACGAAGCTCAagcaaaagaaattgaaaaggcTTTATGTAAAGGTGAACTTGAAACTAGTAAGGGCTTGAATCAAGAATTAGGTCTTGCTAGAGCACGTGATACTAGATGGGGATCttattacaaatattttaataattttatcttcatGTTTGGTCCTATTATTGATGTACTTGATGCTATTGCTGTTAATACTCGTTTTGAAGAGAAATGTAGGGAAAAAGGATATCTTATAACATGTTTAACATTTGATGTTGTCTTCATGTTGCATTTCAGGCGCATTGTTTTAGCAATTACAAATGATCTAAATGCTGCTTTTCAAAAGAAAGAGCAAGACATTGCAAATGCCATGTCACTCGTTGGAGTAGCAAAGAATCGATT ATCATGTCGTAGAATTGCTGAGTATACTATTTTACATCACTATCGAGTTGAAGTATTTTATAAGATTATTGATTGGCaacgtcaagaactcaataatcgCTTTGATGAGGTGACACCTGATTTGCTTCTGGAAATTGCTTGCTTGAACCTagttaattctttttctaactTTGATATGGAAAATATATTGAGATTGGCTGAGTTATACCCTGATGATTTTGATAAATACTCTATAGTTGATCTTCGCTTTCAGCTTgaaaattacattgttgatGTTAGAGATCATGATAAAAGGTTCTTCAGTCTCAAGGGACTTTTTAATCTTTCCAAGATACTCGTAGAGACGAAGAAGCACATAACTTATCCTCTTGTGTTTCGACTAGTTAAATTTGCTTTACTTTTGCCGGTGCTACTGCTATAG